One genomic window of Coffea eugenioides isolate CCC68of chromosome 1, Ceug_1.0, whole genome shotgun sequence includes the following:
- the LOC113777634 gene encoding autophagy-related protein 23, which yields MDARHASLGRRTLEEIRQKRAAERLSKAASGPDLTQVSSSSPNDAVGLKKSESGTRLSETDIGGLVSQLKEMQKRNMELEEVNRTLYSKLQTKEVESETLQKRLNELEQNTVPSLRKALKDVAIEKDAAVVAREDLSAQLRMVKKRLKEAEEEQYRAEEDAAALRAELNSLQQQALSDLPSGIPTSGYAPDHIKVMETELSNIKSQLEQESQLRQQERQQLADEQARASVLILQKQELEEKLAAMSKRVTDEAAEKPNDKGLSAEDKERLEKQMHDMAVAIERLENSRQKLLMEIDSQSSEIEKLFEENSNLSSAYQEAMGVAVHWENQVKDCLKQNDELRSMLHKLRMEQASRPTLNDKVGISESTKDGQDEMASSTFSPEIISLKAQLVNEKSRAEGLSAEVLQLSARLQQATQAYNALARLYKPVLRNIENSLIKMKQDGSVSVQ from the exons ATGGATGCTCGTCACGCATCTCTAGGTCGACGAACG TTGGAAGAAATTCGTCAGAAAAGAGCGGCAGAGAGATTGAGCAAAGCCGCGTCCGGACCTGATCTCACCCAAGTCTCCAGCTCATCCCCTAATG ATGCTGTTGGGTTGAAGAAATCGGAGAGCGGAACCAGATTGTCAGAG ACTGATATTGGTGGCTTAGTATctcaattaaaagaaatgcaaaagaggAACATGGAGCTGGAAGAAGTAAATAGGACTTTGTACTCCAAG CTTCAAACTAAAGAGGTTGAGAGTGAGACACTACAAAAGCGGCTTAATGAGCTG GAGCAGAATACTGTACCTTCACTTAGAAAAGCTCTCAAAGATGTTGCTATTGAAAAAGATGCAGCAGTTGTTGCACGG GAGGACCTGTCAGCCCAGCTTAGAATGGTGAAAAAACGTTTAAAGGAAGCAGAAGAAGAACAGTACAGA GCTGAGGAGGATGCAGCTGCACTCAGAGCAGAATTAAATTCATTACAACAGCAAGCTCTGAGCGATCTACCCAGTGGAATCCCAACATCAGGATATGCACCTGACCACATAAAAGTCATGGAAACTGAACTTTCTAATATAAAATCTCAACTTGAG CAAGAGTCACAGTTAAGGCAGCAAGAGCGACAACAGTTAGCTGACGAGCAGGCCCGAGCATCTGTCCTTATTTTACAGAAGCAGGAATTGGAAGAGAAACTTGCTGCAATGTCCAAAAGGGTAACAG ATGAAGCAGCAGAAAAGCCAAACGACAAAGGGCTGTCAGCG GAAGATAAAGAGAGACTGGAGAAGCAAATGCATGATATGGCAGTTGCCATTGAGAGGTTAGAAAATAGCAGGCAAAAGCTTTTGATGGAG ATTGATTCCCAGTCTTCTGAGATAGAAAAGCTTTTTGAGGAGAACTCAAATCTATCATCTGCTTATCAAGAGGCCATGGGAGTTGCTGTGCATTGGGAGAACCAG GTCAAAGATTGTCTAAAGCAAAATGATGAACTCCGTAGCATGTTACATAAGCTGAGAATGGAACAGGCCAGTAGACCAACTTTGAATGATAAGGTGGGCATTTCAGAATCCACCAAAGATGGCCAAGATGAGATGGCTTCATCCACATTTTCTCCCGAAATCATCTCTCTGAAA GCTCAACTTGTAAATGAAAAAAGCAGAGCAGAGGGTCTATCTGCAGAGGTGCTGCAGCTCTCAGCACGACTCCAGCAAGCTACACAAGCTTACAATGCTCTTGCACGCCT CTACAAACCAGTCCTGCGGAACATCGAGAATAGTCTCATAAAGATGAAGCAAGATGGCTCAGTTTCAGTGCAGTGA